One genomic region from Marinilabiliales bacterium encodes:
- a CDS encoding LD-carboxypeptidase, translated as MITPPALKKGDRIGIVTPAGRIPGGALDNAVKCFGDWGLEVVMASGVYSVFNQFGGSDKVRVSGLQAMLDDESVGAVICSRGGYGCVRIVDELEFGSFMNKPKWLVGYSDVTVLHSHINRICGVETIHGPMAAELAPGKKKPVSGRSMELLREALFGTLPAYYLPNHKLSRTGRATGVLAGGNLSVLCSIMGSNSAPDTRGCILFIEEVGEYLYHLDRMMMALKRSGVFESVAGLVVGGMTGMNDNEVPFGETTAEIIARTVSEYDFPVMFGFPAGHQPDNHPLIMGREVTLSVEERTGSITFR; from the coding sequence ATGATCACACCACCTGCGCTGAAGAAAGGAGACAGGATCGGCATTGTGACGCCAGCCGGCAGAATTCCCGGCGGCGCCCTGGATAATGCCGTGAAATGTTTCGGCGACTGGGGACTGGAGGTGGTGATGGCATCGGGGGTCTATTCTGTATTCAACCAGTTCGGCGGTTCCGACAAAGTCAGGGTTTCCGGCCTGCAGGCCATGCTCGATGATGAATCGGTCGGTGCGGTTATATGTTCCCGGGGGGGATACGGCTGTGTGAGAATTGTCGATGAGCTGGAGTTCGGCAGCTTCATGAATAAGCCCAAATGGCTTGTCGGATACAGCGATGTTACCGTACTTCACAGCCATATCAACAGAATATGCGGTGTTGAGACGATACACGGCCCCATGGCGGCTGAGCTGGCTCCTGGTAAAAAGAAGCCTGTTTCCGGGCGCTCTATGGAACTACTCAGGGAGGCGCTTTTCGGCACACTGCCTGCCTATTACCTGCCAAACCATAAACTTTCACGAACGGGCAGGGCTACGGGTGTTCTTGCCGGTGGCAATCTGTCTGTTCTCTGCAGCATCATGGGGTCAAATTCGGCTCCGGATACAAGGGGCTGCATTCTCTTTATCGAGGAGGTGGGTGAGTACCTCTACCACCTGGACCGTATGATGATGGCCCTGAAACGAAGCGGTGTTTTTGAATCGGTTGCGGGACTTGTTGTGGGGGGGATGACCGGTATGAACGACAACGAGGTCCCTTTCGGGGAAACAACCGCAGAGATAATTGCACGAACGGTGTCTGAGTATGATTTCCCGGTAATGTTCGGGTTCCCGGCAGGACACCAGCCGGACAACCACCCTCTTATTATGGGCCGCGAGGTCACATTGTCGGTGGAAGAGAGAACAGGCAGCATAACATTCAGGTAA
- a CDS encoding adenosylhomocysteinase has product METITDALPYKIRDIGLAEWGRKEIDIAEKEMPGLMAVRERYADEKPLKGARITGSLHMTIQTAVLIETLAELGAEVRWASCNIFSTQDHAAAAMAEAGIPVFAWKGETLREYWWCTAQALTFPGGKGPNIIVDDGGDATLLIHKGYEAEEDAAVLDKEPESTEEAEVLSILAEYLEADHGKWHRMAKGIRGVSEETTTGVNRLYRMHTEGTLLFPAINVNDSVTKSKFDNLYGCRESLADGIKRATDVMLAGKVVVVLGYGDVGKGSARSMRAYGARVIVTEIDPICALQAAMEGFEVKTVEEALDEGNIFVTATGNKDVITVEHMAKMKDQAIVCNIGHFDNEIQVDKLEAYPDIQKINIKPQVDKYVFPWGHAIILLAEGRLVNLGCATGHPSFVMSNSFTNQVLAQIDLWKNKYKTGVYRLSKELDEEVARLHLEQIGVKLTKLTKDQAEYIGVPVEGPYKSDHYRY; this is encoded by the coding sequence ATGGAAACAATTACCGATGCCCTGCCATACAAGATCAGGGATATAGGCCTTGCAGAATGGGGCAGGAAAGAGATAGATATTGCAGAAAAGGAGATGCCCGGGCTGATGGCTGTCAGGGAGAGATATGCAGATGAAAAGCCGCTTAAGGGCGCCAGGATCACGGGGTCTCTCCATATGACCATCCAGACGGCAGTCCTTATCGAGACACTTGCAGAACTCGGTGCAGAGGTTCGCTGGGCAAGCTGCAACATTTTTTCCACACAGGACCATGCGGCGGCAGCAATGGCAGAGGCCGGCATACCGGTTTTTGCATGGAAGGGTGAGACGCTCCGTGAATACTGGTGGTGTACGGCACAGGCCCTTACCTTTCCGGGCGGCAAGGGGCCCAACATAATTGTTGATGACGGCGGCGATGCCACCCTGCTAATTCATAAGGGATATGAGGCAGAAGAGGATGCGGCTGTGCTTGACAAAGAACCCGAAAGCACTGAAGAGGCTGAGGTGCTCAGTATACTCGCGGAGTACCTGGAGGCTGACCACGGTAAGTGGCACCGGATGGCTAAAGGTATCAGGGGCGTTTCTGAAGAGACAACCACGGGAGTTAACAGGCTTTACAGGATGCATACGGAAGGAACACTCCTGTTCCCTGCCATTAATGTCAATGACTCTGTTACAAAGTCCAAGTTTGACAATCTTTACGGATGCCGTGAGTCGCTGGCCGACGGCATCAAACGTGCCACCGATGTGATGCTTGCCGGCAAGGTCGTTGTCGTGCTTGGATATGGCGATGTGGGCAAGGGCTCTGCAAGATCAATGAGGGCATACGGCGCCAGGGTGATAGTAACCGAAATTGACCCGATATGTGCATTGCAGGCTGCCATGGAGGGCTTTGAGGTTAAGACAGTCGAAGAGGCCCTGGATGAAGGGAATATCTTTGTTACCGCCACCGGCAACAAAGATGTGATCACTGTTGAGCACATGGCCAAGATGAAGGATCAGGCTATAGTCTGCAATATAGGCCACTTTGACAACGAGATACAGGTTGACAAGCTTGAAGCCTATCCGGATATTCAAAAGATAAATATCAAGCCACAGGTCGACAAGTACGTCTTCCCCTGGGGACATGCGATCATATTGCTGGCCGAGGGGCGCCTTGTCAACCTGGGCTGTGCAACCGGGCACCCGTCATTTGTTATGAGCAACTCCTTTACCAACCAGGTGCTTGCACAGATCGACCTCTGGAAGAACAAGTATAAAACAGGGGTGTACAGGCTATCCAAGGAACTTGATGAAGAGGTGGCAAGGCTACACCTGGAGCAGATTGGGGTAAAGCTCACAAAGCTGACAAAGGATCAGGCTGAATATATAGGCGTGCCGGTAGAGGGCCCATATAAATCCGATCATTACCGTTACTGA
- the ribF gene encoding riboflavin biosynthesis protein RibF, translating into MLQACTAHSWRHRRLWAADSRRSIHQGQALQRFIQNYTGNIWISPEKLRNCTTEPKQKDLKVHKGELPGRLNKPVISIGVFDGVHRGHAAIFSLLKKRAVETGGESAIVTFDPHPRIVTGGRGENPGFLTTLDEKSALIGKHGIDHLIVINFTSEFSRIPPCRFIREYMVERTGLAHLVFGFDHHFGHRREGNYQSLQSCARLYGFSVEQLGSVTGGDRPVSSSLIREMLSAGNVREAAGMLSRHYSLRGRVTGGLRLGRSIGYPTANITPEDPGKIIPADGVYAVCTEIGGTSYPGMMNIGFRPTLSHSSGERTLEVHIIGFEGDIYDSVIGISFIERLRDEKRFGSIGLLTKQLEKDRVNTLRATANCRDHEPGENRQPDLPH; encoded by the coding sequence TTGCTGCAGGCATGCACGGCTCATTCGTGGAGGCACAGAAGGTTATGGGCGGCGGATTCGAGAAGGAGTATACACCAAGGGCAGGCTTTGCAGAGGTTTATTCAAAATTATACAGGAAATATCTGGATTTCGCCCGAAAAATTGAGAAATTGCACCACTGAACCAAAGCAGAAAGACTTGAAGGTACATAAAGGCGAATTGCCCGGAAGGCTTAACAAACCTGTGATATCAATAGGCGTCTTTGATGGCGTCCACCGTGGGCACGCAGCCATCTTTTCATTACTGAAAAAGCGGGCTGTCGAAACGGGTGGAGAATCAGCAATTGTGACATTCGACCCTCACCCAAGAATAGTTACCGGGGGCAGGGGAGAGAATCCCGGATTTCTTACCACCCTGGATGAAAAGTCCGCCCTGATCGGCAAACACGGCATTGATCATCTGATCGTGATCAACTTCACCAGCGAGTTTTCCAGGATACCTCCGTGCCGTTTTATCAGGGAGTACATGGTGGAGCGGACCGGACTCGCTCACCTTGTTTTTGGGTTTGATCATCATTTCGGGCACAGGCGTGAGGGTAACTATCAGAGCCTGCAAAGCTGTGCCCGCCTGTATGGTTTTTCAGTTGAGCAACTGGGCTCTGTGACCGGGGGAGACCGGCCGGTCAGTTCATCCCTTATAAGGGAGATGCTCTCGGCAGGGAATGTAAGGGAAGCTGCAGGGATGCTTTCCAGGCACTACAGCCTCCGGGGCAGGGTAACAGGAGGCCTGCGGCTGGGAAGGTCGATAGGGTATCCCACCGCCAACATAACTCCGGAGGACCCCGGCAAGATTATACCGGCCGATGGCGTGTATGCTGTTTGTACTGAAATAGGGGGCACAAGCTACCCGGGCATGATGAACATCGGTTTCAGGCCCACACTTTCCCACTCATCCGGGGAGCGAACTCTTGAGGTTCACATCATAGGCTTTGAAGGTGATATATACGACAGCGTGATAGGGATAAGTTTCATCGAACGCCTGCGCGATGAGAAGCGTTTTGGTTCAATCGGACTTCTGACGAAGCAGCTTGAAAAGGACCGGGTAAATACACTCAGGGCAACGGCGAATTGCCGGGATCATGAGCCGGGCGAAAACAGGCAGCCTGATTTGCCACATTGA
- a CDS encoding ribulokinase: protein MDKEKYVIGLDYGTDSVRALVVNVNTGEEAGTGVWEYSRWKKGRYCDPARNMFRQHPLDYIEGLEKSVSQALSGLPREVRDNIAGITADTTGSTPVAVDEFGIPLALKPGYEENPNAMFILWKDHTAVKEAEEINNLARSWGGPDYTKYEGGIYSSEWFWAKILHVLRQDSEIGKGAWSWIEHCDWIPALLTGVSQVAGVKRSRCAAGHKAMWHPDWEGLPAEEFLQKLDPLLRGLRERLYTDTYTSDVAAGIMTDEWAERLGLPRGVTVGVGAFDAHLGAVGGEIRPYYMSKVMGTSTCDMVTVPADEFGDRLVPGICGQVDGSIIPGMIGLEAGQSAFGDVYAWFRDLLMWPLENLPAGVGGLQEEDLKKLREEVAANLIGRLAEAAEKVDPEESGLIAVDWLNGRRTPDASQVLKGAVGGLTLGSDAPAVFRALVEATAFGARAIIERFVSEGVRIDGVVALGGVAKKSPFVMQIVTDVLDMPVSVVQSNETCALGSAMAASVAAGMHGSFVEAQKVMGGGFEKEYTPRAGFAEVYSKLYRKYLDFARKIEKLHH, encoded by the coding sequence ATGGATAAGGAAAAATATGTTATCGGACTTGATTATGGCACCGATTCGGTCAGGGCGCTTGTTGTGAATGTAAATACCGGCGAAGAGGCCGGCACCGGGGTATGGGAATATTCCCGCTGGAAAAAGGGACGGTATTGTGATCCCGCCAGGAACATGTTCAGGCAGCATCCGCTTGATTATATCGAGGGACTTGAAAAATCGGTCAGTCAGGCGTTGTCAGGGTTACCCCGGGAAGTAAGGGATAATATAGCCGGGATAACGGCCGACACCACCGGCTCGACCCCGGTTGCAGTTGATGAGTTTGGCATCCCGCTGGCATTGAAGCCGGGGTATGAAGAGAACCCCAACGCCATGTTCATTTTGTGGAAGGACCATACTGCCGTAAAAGAGGCTGAAGAGATTAACAATCTGGCAAGAAGCTGGGGCGGTCCCGATTATACGAAATACGAAGGCGGTATATACTCCTCTGAGTGGTTCTGGGCCAAAATACTGCATGTGCTGAGACAAGACAGCGAAATAGGCAAAGGGGCATGGTCATGGATAGAGCATTGTGACTGGATACCTGCCCTGCTCACCGGAGTCAGCCAGGTTGCCGGAGTGAAAAGGAGCCGGTGTGCAGCCGGACATAAGGCCATGTGGCACCCTGACTGGGAAGGCCTTCCGGCGGAAGAATTCCTTCAGAAACTGGATCCCCTGCTTAGGGGGCTTCGTGAAAGGCTTTACACAGATACATATACCAGCGATGTGGCGGCAGGCATAATGACCGATGAATGGGCGGAGAGGCTGGGCCTGCCCCGGGGTGTTACGGTAGGGGTTGGCGCCTTTGATGCCCACCTCGGGGCGGTAGGCGGAGAGATCCGGCCCTATTATATGAGCAAGGTGATGGGGACTTCTACCTGTGATATGGTGACGGTGCCTGCCGACGAGTTTGGAGACAGGCTTGTTCCTGGTATTTGCGGCCAGGTTGATGGCTCCATAATACCAGGAATGATAGGGCTGGAGGCGGGACAGTCAGCTTTTGGCGATGTTTATGCCTGGTTCAGGGATCTTCTCATGTGGCCGCTTGAAAATCTGCCTGCGGGTGTTGGGGGACTGCAGGAAGAGGATCTTAAGAAGCTCAGGGAGGAAGTTGCCGCAAATCTTATTGGCCGGCTGGCTGAAGCTGCTGAAAAGGTTGATCCGGAGGAGAGCGGACTGATCGCTGTCGACTGGCTGAACGGCCGCCGCACGCCAGATGCCAGCCAGGTGCTTAAGGGGGCTGTCGGGGGACTCACCCTGGGCAGCGATGCCCCGGCGGTATTCAGGGCCCTTGTTGAAGCTACGGCATTTGGGGCAAGAGCCATTATCGAAAGGTTCGTGAGCGAGGGCGTGAGGATAGACGGAGTGGTGGCACTGGGGGGTGTAGCAAAGAAGTCACCCTTTGTCATGCAGATCGTGACCGATGTGCTTGATATGCCGGTGTCGGTGGTGCAAAGCAATGAGACCTGTGCACTGGGATCTGCCATGGCTGCATCGGTTGCTGCAGGCATGCACGGCTCATTCGTGGAGGCACAGAAGGTTATGGGCGGCGGATTCGAGAAGGAGTATACACCAAGGGCAGGCTTTGCAGAGGTTTATTCAAAATTATACAGGAAATATCTGGATTTCGCCCGAAAAATTGAGAAATTGCACCACTGA
- a CDS encoding 1,4-alpha-glucan-branching enzyme encodes METPGIIKTDPWLKPWEKKIVARQRKAALMEEQLTGGIPLKEFANGHLFFGVHREGGKLVFREWAPNAEKIFLTGSFSDWRESDEYSFSRSDNGVWELSLESGILNHTGLYRLSVSWKGGRGSRIPAYARRVVQDPDTLIFNAQYWDPPDPYKPVNTAPDLSSGPLLIYEAHTGMATEEQRTGTFNEFREQVLPYIHRAGYNTIQLMAVQEHPYYGSFGYHVSNFFAASSRFGTPDELRRLIDDAHGMGMAVIMDLVHSHAVKNVNEGLAELDGTGWQYFHSGARREHAAWDSLCFNYGKPEVAHFLLSNCKFWIDEYGFDGYRFDGVTSMLYLDHGLERRFTGYDDYFDGNQDEDAIAYLTLAGKLIHQVKPGALCIAEEMSGMPGLAAPAENGGIGFDYRLSMGIPDYWIKIIKELPDERWNTGEIWHELTQKRVEEKTVSYAESHDQALVGDKTIAFRLMDKEMYDHMDKSSQSLIIDRGMALHKMIRLATIATAGGGYLNFMGNEFGHPEWIDFPREGNNWSYFYARRQWSLAGDKRLRYHQLGDFDREMISLIRSDPAWYTYQQHLVHNNEVDQVMAFTRGSLLFVFNFNPSASFSGYGIKMTPGRYRVKLTTDKAEFGGFGRIDENIEYVTEWNGKVNSPHFLNLYIPSRTAVVFEKQKAKSIYDRGRA; translated from the coding sequence ATGGAAACACCCGGCATCATAAAAACAGACCCCTGGCTTAAGCCCTGGGAAAAAAAGATTGTTGCCAGGCAGAGGAAAGCCGCCTTAATGGAAGAGCAGCTTACCGGCGGGATACCGCTGAAGGAGTTTGCCAACGGGCACCTTTTTTTCGGGGTTCACCGGGAAGGCGGCAAACTGGTGTTTCGAGAGTGGGCGCCAAACGCTGAGAAGATATTCCTTACAGGAAGCTTTTCAGACTGGCGTGAGAGCGATGAATATTCATTTTCAAGGTCTGACAACGGTGTATGGGAGCTCAGCCTTGAGTCCGGCATTTTAAACCACACCGGACTTTACAGGCTTTCGGTCAGCTGGAAGGGAGGCAGGGGGAGCCGCATACCGGCATATGCAAGGAGGGTTGTACAGGACCCCGATACACTTATATTCAATGCCCAGTACTGGGATCCTCCCGACCCCTATAAACCCGTTAATACTGCTCCTGATCTTTCATCGGGCCCCCTGCTGATATATGAAGCCCATACCGGTATGGCGACTGAGGAGCAGAGAACCGGTACATTCAATGAGTTCAGGGAACAGGTGCTGCCATACATACACCGTGCCGGATATAACACAATCCAGCTGATGGCCGTACAGGAGCATCCGTACTACGGTTCTTTCGGATACCACGTATCCAACTTTTTTGCCGCATCGTCCCGTTTCGGGACACCCGATGAGCTAAGAAGGCTCATCGATGATGCCCACGGAATGGGAATGGCAGTGATCATGGACCTGGTCCATTCCCATGCGGTAAAGAATGTGAACGAGGGTCTTGCAGAGCTTGACGGTACCGGCTGGCAATATTTCCATTCAGGGGCAAGAAGGGAACATGCGGCATGGGATTCACTGTGCTTCAACTACGGCAAACCCGAGGTGGCCCATTTCCTGCTTTCCAACTGCAAGTTCTGGATCGATGAGTACGGTTTTGACGGGTACCGTTTTGACGGGGTTACAAGCATGCTCTATCTGGATCACGGACTTGAAAGGAGATTTACCGGTTATGATGACTATTTTGACGGGAACCAGGACGAAGATGCCATTGCCTACCTGACCCTTGCCGGCAAGCTTATCCACCAGGTAAAGCCGGGGGCATTATGCATAGCGGAAGAGATGAGCGGAATGCCCGGACTGGCAGCACCTGCCGAAAATGGCGGCATAGGGTTTGACTACCGGCTGTCAATGGGAATTCCCGATTACTGGATAAAGATAATAAAGGAGCTTCCCGATGAAAGATGGAACACGGGGGAGATATGGCACGAGCTTACGCAAAAAAGGGTCGAGGAAAAGACCGTTTCATACGCCGAATCGCATGATCAGGCGCTTGTAGGCGACAAGACCATTGCCTTCAGGCTGATGGACAAAGAGATGTACGATCACATGGACAAGTCCTCCCAATCCCTTATAATAGACAGGGGCATGGCCCTGCATAAGATGATCAGGCTTGCCACCATAGCTACTGCAGGCGGGGGCTACCTGAACTTCATGGGTAACGAGTTCGGTCACCCCGAATGGATCGATTTTCCCAGGGAAGGCAATAACTGGTCATATTTCTATGCAAGGAGGCAATGGAGCCTGGCCGGCGACAAAAGGCTGCGGTACCATCAGCTCGGCGATTTTGACAGGGAAATGATCTCACTGATCAGGAGCGATCCGGCCTGGTACACCTATCAGCAGCATCTTGTGCATAACAATGAAGTTGACCAGGTCATGGCCTTCACCCGCGGGTCATTGCTTTTTGTGTTTAATTTCAACCCCTCAGCCTCGTTTTCGGGATACGGCATCAAGATGACACCGGGCCGCTACAGGGTGAAGCTCACTACAGACAAAGCAGAATTCGGGGGTTTCGGACGCATTGATGAAAACATTGAGTATGTAACGGAATGGAACGGCAAGGTTAATTCGCCCCACTTCCTGAACCTCTATATTCCAAGCCGCACTGCGGTGGTTTTTGAGAAACAGAAGGCCAAAAGCATCTATGACAGGGGTCGGGCCTGA